One stretch of Pandoraea oxalativorans DNA includes these proteins:
- a CDS encoding ABC transporter ATP-binding protein, which translates to MNAPLLSIENLSVRFGDTEAVKDVSLAIERGERVALVGESGSGKSVTALAILRLLQDAQIQGRILLDGVDLASVSEREMRGLRGNDVAMIFQEPMTALNPLYPVGEQIAEALELHEGLSKKDARSRAIELLRRTGIPEPERRVSHFPHELSGGQRQRAMIAMALACRPKLLLADEPTTALDVTIRAQIIELLLELQRDAAEKRGMAVLLITHDLNLVRRFAQRVAVMEKGVLVECADTETLFTNPQHPYTRKLIDSRPQREIHPVLPIAPVLLEGRGVTVDYATAQPGVRGWFRRGRFRAVHPVDLSLRQGETLGVVGESGSGKTTLAMAMLGLQHTSAGQIEFQGEPLASYRGTKQRTLRSRMQIVFQDPFGSLSPRMTIEEIVGEGLALHRPQMSEDERRAKVAETLREVGIDARAMSRYPHEFSGGQRQRIAIARALIVDPQILVLDEPTSALDVSIQQQVLHLLAQLQIKYNLSYLFISHDLAVMRAMAHRVLVFKDGHLVEQGDTESVFFDPQNAYTRELVAAAML; encoded by the coding sequence ATTCTGCGTCTGTTGCAGGACGCGCAGATTCAGGGGCGCATTCTGCTCGACGGCGTGGATCTCGCGTCGGTGAGCGAGCGCGAAATGCGCGGGCTGCGCGGCAACGACGTCGCCATGATCTTCCAGGAACCGATGACGGCGCTCAATCCGCTCTATCCGGTCGGTGAGCAGATTGCCGAAGCGCTGGAGCTGCACGAAGGGCTGTCCAAGAAGGACGCCAGGTCGCGTGCCATCGAACTGCTGCGCCGCACGGGCATTCCCGAGCCGGAGCGTCGCGTGTCGCATTTCCCGCATGAGCTCTCGGGTGGTCAGCGCCAGCGGGCCATGATCGCGATGGCGCTTGCCTGTCGTCCCAAGCTGTTGCTGGCGGACGAGCCGACCACGGCGCTCGACGTCACCATCCGCGCGCAGATCATCGAATTGCTACTGGAGTTGCAGCGCGATGCCGCCGAGAAGCGCGGCATGGCGGTGCTGCTCATCACCCACGATCTGAATCTGGTGCGCCGCTTCGCGCAGCGTGTGGCGGTGATGGAGAAGGGCGTGCTGGTCGAGTGCGCCGACACGGAGACGCTGTTCACGAATCCGCAGCATCCGTATACGCGCAAGCTCATCGACAGCCGTCCGCAGCGGGAGATTCATCCGGTGCTCCCGATCGCGCCGGTGTTGCTCGAAGGGCGGGGCGTGACGGTGGACTATGCGACGGCGCAGCCGGGCGTGCGCGGCTGGTTCCGGCGCGGTCGATTCCGGGCAGTGCATCCGGTCGATTTGTCGCTGCGTCAGGGCGAGACGCTCGGGGTGGTCGGCGAGTCGGGGTCGGGCAAGACGACGCTGGCGATGGCCATGCTCGGACTTCAGCACACGAGCGCGGGGCAGATCGAGTTCCAGGGCGAGCCGCTGGCGTCGTATCGCGGCACGAAACAGCGCACCTTGCGCTCACGCATGCAGATCGTGTTTCAGGACCCGTTCGGCTCGTTGTCGCCGCGCATGACGATCGAGGAAATCGTGGGCGAAGGGTTGGCGTTACATCGCCCGCAGATGAGCGAAGACGAGCGGCGGGCCAAGGTGGCGGAAACGCTGCGCGAAGTCGGCATCGACGCGCGCGCCATGTCGCGCTACCCGCACGAGTTTTCCGGTGGTCAACGGCAACGGATTGCCATTGCCCGCGCGCTTATCGTCGATCCGCAAATTCTCGTGCTCGATGAGCCAACGAGCGCGCTCGACGTGTCGATTCAGCAGCAGGTACTCCATCTGCTGGCCCAATTGCAGATCAAGTACAACCTGAGTTACCTCTTCATCAGCCACGATCTGGCGGTCATGCGGGCGATGGCGCACCGGGTTCTGGTGTTCAAGGACGGCCATCTGGTGGAGCAGGGCGATACGGAATCGGTATTTTTTGACCCGCAGAACGCCTACACCCGGGAGCTGGTTGCGGCGGCCATGCTGTAG
- a CDS encoding C40 family peptidase, whose product MQTKPPRTRKTLLLAFTAAGLVTASLTAKADDYNNGPTAAARAAAAAIQASNASPNTANVTTVPTDAAQPVVEESRVQRAQKLLSNVTDKASDVVLGALNYIGVRYKYGGNTPDSGLDCSGFVRYVFQDTLNFMLPRRSEEMSQVGERIAKTDLKPGDLVFFNTMRRSFSHVGIYIGGDKFVHAPATGGKIRVEDLRESYWSARYNGARRVETLKASAELTRVEQLFKNDHPM is encoded by the coding sequence ATGCAGACGAAACCTCCGCGCACCCGCAAGACACTCCTTCTCGCGTTCACTGCCGCTGGCCTCGTCACCGCCTCGTTGACGGCGAAGGCTGACGACTACAACAATGGCCCGACCGCCGCAGCCCGCGCTGCCGCAGCGGCCATTCAAGCCAGCAACGCTTCCCCGAACACCGCAAACGTTACCACCGTGCCCACCGACGCTGCTCAGCCGGTCGTCGAAGAGTCGCGTGTGCAACGTGCGCAGAAGCTGCTGTCGAATGTGACGGACAAGGCGTCGGACGTCGTGCTTGGCGCGCTGAACTACATCGGCGTTCGTTACAAGTACGGTGGCAACACGCCGGACAGCGGTCTGGATTGCAGCGGCTTCGTGCGCTATGTGTTCCAGGACACGCTCAATTTCATGCTGCCGCGCCGCTCGGAAGAAATGAGCCAGGTGGGCGAGCGCATTGCCAAGACCGATTTGAAGCCGGGCGATCTGGTGTTCTTCAACACCATGCGTCGCAGCTTCTCTCACGTCGGTATCTATATTGGCGGCGACAAGTTCGTGCACGCCCCGGCAACGGGCGGCAAGATCCGCGTGGAAGACCTGCGCGAATCGTACTGGTCGGCCCGCTACAACGGCGCTCGCCGTGTCGAGACGCTCAAGGCCAGCGCCGAACTCACGCGCGTCGAGCAGCTCTTCAAGAACGACCACCCGATGTAA
- a CDS encoding patatin-like phospholipase family protein: MAALIAGCASAPPTVSQDTSSPAPTTTVPPVAQTPTIPVTPMTPPKVIRPLKIGLALGGGAARGFAHVGVIKALEARGIHADIVVGTSAGSVVGAMYASGLNGFQLNRLASTMDEASISDWTMPFRSRGMLRGEALQSYVNKVLKDRTIEQMPRQLGIVATDLQSGAPILFRRGNTGQAVRASSSVPGVFEPVHIGNRDYVDGGLVAPVPAEYARQMGADFVIAVDISANPTAQATQGQFDILTQTFTIMGQSTKQYELEKNADVVIRPSLAKMAASDFQGRNRAILAGEEAVARMWPEIQRKLADAQSEAPKGMPQALR, translated from the coding sequence GTGGCCGCCCTGATTGCCGGGTGTGCCAGCGCACCGCCGACCGTTTCGCAAGACACGTCCTCCCCGGCGCCGACCACGACGGTCCCGCCGGTCGCTCAGACGCCGACGATACCCGTCACGCCCATGACCCCGCCCAAGGTCATCCGTCCGCTCAAGATCGGTCTGGCGCTCGGTGGCGGGGCCGCACGCGGCTTCGCACACGTCGGTGTCATCAAGGCACTCGAAGCCCGCGGGATTCATGCCGATATCGTGGTCGGCACCAGTGCCGGGAGCGTCGTGGGGGCGATGTACGCCTCGGGCCTGAACGGCTTTCAGCTGAACCGTCTGGCATCGACGATGGACGAGGCCTCGATCAGCGACTGGACGATGCCGTTCCGCTCGCGCGGCATGTTGCGCGGCGAGGCGCTCCAGTCGTACGTCAACAAGGTGCTCAAGGACCGCACGATCGAGCAGATGCCGCGCCAGTTGGGCATCGTCGCCACGGATTTGCAGAGCGGCGCGCCGATTCTGTTCCGTCGCGGCAACACCGGGCAAGCGGTGCGTGCGTCGAGCAGCGTGCCGGGCGTATTCGAGCCGGTGCATATCGGCAACCGCGATTACGTCGACGGCGGGCTCGTTGCGCCGGTACCGGCGGAGTATGCGCGTCAGATGGGGGCGGACTTTGTCATTGCCGTCGACATCTCGGCCAATCCGACGGCGCAGGCCACGCAAGGCCAGTTCGACATCCTGACGCAGACGTTTACGATCATGGGACAGTCGACCAAGCAATACGAGTTGGAGAAGAATGCGGACGTCGTCATTCGTCCGTCGCTGGCGAAGATGGCGGCTTCGGACTTCCAGGGGCGCAACCGGGCGATTCTGGCGGGCGAGGAAGCCGTCGCCAGGATGTGGCCGGAGATCCAGCGCAAACTGGCCGACGCCCAGTCGGAAGCGCCTAAAGGCATGCCGCAGGCCTTACGCTAA
- a CDS encoding Fe(3+) ABC transporter substrate-binding protein, which produces MKAKTIGKLARLTVLGTAMSAAFGAQADTHGVLNLYSARHYQTDEQLYGTFTKQTGIKINRIEADDAALLERLKNEGAKSPADVILMVDAARLAKADEAGLFQPTKSATLDARIPAKLHAASSKAGTDWYGFSTRARVIVYNKDKVDPKTVQTYASLVDPSHKGQVCTRSGSHPYMLSLVGALVAREGAQATQKWAEGMVANFARAPRGGDTDQIKAVATGECGVALANSYYYVRMARSDKPEDKALMSKVGFIWPDQAGKGTHVNVAGAGIAKHAPNHANAVKFLEYLASDEAQQYFANGNNEWPAVPTTKVDNAALAALGEFKAEDVPIGTIAKNLPEAQRILDRAGYK; this is translated from the coding sequence ATGAAGGCGAAGACGATCGGCAAACTGGCGCGACTGACGGTGCTCGGCACCGCAATGTCCGCAGCATTCGGCGCGCAAGCGGACACTCATGGCGTGCTGAATCTGTACTCGGCACGTCACTACCAGACCGACGAGCAGCTTTATGGCACGTTCACCAAGCAGACCGGCATCAAGATCAATCGCATCGAGGCAGACGACGCAGCGCTGCTGGAGCGTCTGAAGAACGAAGGGGCGAAGAGCCCGGCAGACGTCATCCTCATGGTCGACGCGGCGCGTCTGGCGAAAGCGGACGAAGCCGGTCTGTTCCAGCCGACCAAGTCGGCCACGCTCGACGCGCGTATTCCGGCCAAGCTGCACGCTGCGAGTTCGAAGGCGGGCACGGATTGGTACGGCTTCTCCACGCGTGCGCGCGTTATCGTCTACAACAAGGACAAGGTCGATCCGAAGACGGTGCAGACGTACGCGTCGCTGGTCGATCCGTCGCACAAGGGGCAGGTCTGCACGCGCTCGGGATCGCACCCGTACATGCTCTCGCTGGTGGGCGCGCTGGTCGCACGTGAAGGTGCGCAGGCGACCCAGAAGTGGGCGGAAGGCATGGTGGCAAACTTCGCTCGTGCGCCGCGCGGTGGCGACACCGATCAGATCAAGGCCGTGGCGACGGGCGAGTGCGGCGTAGCGCTTGCCAACTCCTATTACTACGTGCGCATGGCGCGCTCGGATAAGCCGGAAGACAAGGCGCTCATGTCGAAGGTCGGTTTCATCTGGCCGGATCAGGCGGGCAAGGGCACGCATGTGAACGTGGCGGGGGCGGGCATTGCCAAGCACGCGCCGAACCACGCGAATGCCGTCAAGTTCCTCGAATATCTGGCGAGCGACGAAGCGCAGCAATACTTCGCCAACGGCAACAACGAGTGGCCGGCCGTGCCGACGACGAAGGTCGACAACGCGGCGCTCGCCGCCCTCGGCGAGTTCAAGGCGGAAGACGTGCCCATCGGCACGATCGCCAAAAATCTGCCGGAAGCCCAGCGCATTCTCGATCGTGCGGGCTACAAGTGA
- the rho gene encoding transcription termination factor Rho, which yields MHLSELKSQHVSELLEMANGLEIENANRLRKQELMFAILKKRAKSGETIFGDGTLEVLPDGFGFLRSPETSYLASTDDIYISPSQIRRFNLHTGDTIEGEVRTPKDGERYFALVKVDKVNGHPPEASKHKIMFENLTPLHPNKPLLLERDIRGEENVTGRIIDMIAPIGKGQRGLLVASPKSGKTVMLQHIAHAITANHPEAKLFVLLIDERPEEVTEMQRSVRGEVIASTFDEPATRHVQVAEMVIEKAKRLIEMKEDVVILLDSITRLARAYNTVIPASGKVLTGGVDANALQRPKRFFGAARNVEEGGSLTIIATALIETGSRMDDVIYEEFKGTGNMEVHLERRLAEKRVYPSINLNKSGTRREELLIKPEILQKIWVLRKLIYDMDEAEAMEFLLGKIKQTKNNAEFFDLMRRGG from the coding sequence ATGCATTTATCCGAACTAAAGTCCCAGCACGTCTCCGAGCTGCTAGAAATGGCGAACGGTCTCGAAATCGAGAACGCCAACCGCCTTCGCAAGCAGGAGCTGATGTTCGCCATTCTTAAGAAGCGCGCAAAGTCCGGCGAAACCATCTTTGGCGACGGTACGCTCGAAGTGCTGCCGGACGGCTTCGGTTTCCTGCGCTCGCCCGAGACGTCGTATCTGGCCAGCACGGACGACATCTATATCAGCCCGTCGCAGATCCGCCGCTTCAACCTGCATACCGGCGACACGATCGAAGGGGAAGTGCGTACGCCGAAAGACGGCGAACGTTATTTCGCGCTGGTGAAGGTCGACAAAGTCAACGGCCACCCGCCCGAGGCCTCGAAACATAAGATCATGTTCGAGAACCTCACGCCGCTGCACCCGAACAAGCCGCTGCTGCTCGAGCGCGACATTCGCGGCGAAGAGAACGTGACGGGCCGCATCATCGACATGATCGCCCCGATCGGCAAGGGCCAGCGCGGTCTGCTGGTCGCTTCGCCGAAGTCCGGTAAGACCGTGATGCTCCAGCACATCGCCCACGCGATCACGGCCAACCATCCGGAAGCCAAGCTCTTCGTGCTGCTCATCGACGAGCGCCCGGAAGAAGTGACGGAAATGCAGCGTTCGGTGCGCGGCGAAGTGATCGCGTCGACGTTCGACGAACCGGCCACGCGTCACGTTCAGGTTGCGGAAATGGTCATCGAGAAGGCCAAGCGCCTGATCGAAATGAAAGAAGACGTGGTGATTCTGCTGGACTCGATCACGCGTCTGGCCCGCGCCTACAACACCGTGATCCCGGCATCGGGCAAGGTGCTGACCGGCGGTGTGGACGCCAACGCGCTGCAACGCCCGAAGCGCTTCTTCGGTGCTGCGCGTAACGTCGAAGAAGGTGGCTCGCTCACGATCATCGCCACGGCGCTGATCGAAACCGGCAGCCGCATGGACGACGTGATCTACGAAGAATTCAAGGGCACCGGCAACATGGAAGTGCACCTTGAGCGTCGCCTGGCGGAAAAGCGTGTCTATCCGTCGATCAACCTGAACAAGTCGGGTACGCGTCGCGAAGAGCTGCTGATCAAGCCGGAAATCCTGCAAAAGATCTGGGTGCTGCGCAAGCTCATCTACGATATGGACGAAGCCGAAGCCATGGAATTCCTGCTTGGCAAGATCAAGCAGACGAAGAACAACGCCGAGTTCTTCGACCTGATGCGCCGCGGCGGCTGA
- the trxA gene encoding thioredoxin TrxA, producing the protein MSETIKHITDASFDADVLKSDKPVLLDFWAEWCGPCKMIAPILDEVSKEYGDKVQIAKINVDEHQGVPAKFGIRGIPTLILFKNGAVAAQKVGALSKSQLTSFLDGNL; encoded by the coding sequence ATGAGCGAAACTATCAAGCACATCACCGACGCCAGCTTCGACGCGGACGTTTTGAAATCCGACAAGCCGGTGCTGCTCGACTTCTGGGCAGAATGGTGCGGCCCCTGCAAGATGATCGCCCCGATCCTCGACGAAGTGTCGAAGGAATACGGCGACAAGGTGCAGATCGCCAAGATCAACGTGGACGAGCACCAGGGCGTGCCGGCCAAGTTCGGCATTCGCGGCATCCCGACGCTGATTCTGTTCAAGAACGGCGCTGTCGCCGCCCAAAAGGTCGGCGCCCTGTCGAAGTCGCAACTGACCTCGTTCCTCGACGGCAATCTGTAA